A portion of the Bufo gargarizans isolate SCDJY-AF-19 chromosome 7, ASM1485885v1, whole genome shotgun sequence genome contains these proteins:
- the PIGC gene encoding phosphatidylinositol N-acetylglucosaminyltransferase subunit C has protein sequence MSPVLQSPNSGPYTSVKWESSAPPDPVSDPPRWKKVLYERQPFPDNYVDKRFLEELRKNIYVRRYSYWTVVFESAMVIQQLCSVCSFSVIWWYMDQDLLSPQKLCGVGLAFTLLGYLLFDAVDKGAGRKECGRTRWDDLKSSLVFIAFTYGFSPVLKTLTESISTDTIYAMSVLMLMGHLVFFDYGANAAVVSSTVSINMAIFASVCLASRLPRSLYAFTMVTFAIQIFALWPSLQRKLRSYTPRTYICVTFLFALFSVAGLLSISGVGALLFFLLLMSVAFLCPYCLIRLQLFKDNIHGPWDEAEIKEDLSRFLD, from the coding sequence ATGAGTCCAGTTCTGCAGAGCCCCAACTCTGGACCATATACAAGTGTAAAATGGGAAAGTAGTGCTCCACCAGACCCTGTGAGCGATCCTCCAAGATGGAAGAAGGTCCTGTATGAACGGCAGCCTTTTCCAGACAATTATGTGGATAAGAGATTCCTGGAAGAACTGAGGAAGAACATCTATGTGCGGCGGTATAGCTACTGGACTGTGGTCTTTGAATCCGCCATGGTCATTCAGCAGCTGTGCAGCGTCTGTTCCTTCTCCGTTATTTGGTGGTACATGGACCAAGATCTTCTCTCCCCTCAGAAGCTGTGTGGGGTTGGTTTGGCCTTCACGCTGCTTGGTTACCTTCTCTTTGATGCCGTTGACAAAGGTGCAGGCCGGAAGGAATGTGGTCGGACCCGCTGGGATGACTTAAAGAGTTCTCTGGTTTTTATAGCATTTacatatggtttctctcctgtactGAAGACCTTGACGGAGTCAATCAGCACAGACACCATATATGCCATGTCTGTTCTGATGCTTATGGGACATCTTGTCTTCTTTGATTATGGAGCCAATGCGGCAGTTGTCTCAAGCACTGTGTCAATAAATATGGCGATTTTTGCTTCCGTCTGTCTTGCTTCCCGACTTCCCCGCTCCCTCTATGCTTTTACCATGGTGACCTTTGCAATCCAGATTTTTGCCCTGTGGCCCAGTCTACAGAGAAAACTAAGGTCTTACACTCCCCGTACATATATTTGTGTGACATTTCTTTTTGCTTTGTTCTCTGTGGCTGGACTGTTGAGTATATCTGGAGTCGGGGCCCTTCTCTTCTTCCTGCTGCTGATGTCAGTGGCGTTTCTATGTCCATACTGTTTAATCAGGTTACAACTCTTCAAAGACAACATTCATGGACCTTGGGATGAGGCAGAAATCAAGGAAGACCTTTCTCGTTTTCTTGattaa